Below is a window of Sandaracinaceae bacterium DNA.
GCGATTACATCCATTTCTTCTACAATCTCGAGCGGCGCCACTCGCTGCTGGGTTACCTCAGCCCCGTCGAGTTCGAACTGAAGACCCAGGTCGCCGCGTTGGCGGCATAGTCAGACTGTCCACGAGACCGGGGGAACCTCAAAGCGGGTGCGGAAGCGGGTGCGGAAGCGGGTGCGGAAGCGGGTGCGGAAGCGGGTGGTGGTTTGCAACTCAGGTAGACGGTCGCCCACGCGGTCCCGGATGCGGTAGCGGCAGCGGGTGGTGGCTCGCAATCCAGGTAGACCACCGCAGACGCTGCGATCGTGGGCGGGCGCTTCGTGCCCGACCCCCGCGACCGTCAGCTCATCGAGCCGCGCCCGAAGAGCTCAGCCGGCGCAGTGTCTCAGTCTCTGGGCGGCCCCAGCGCCAGCAGCCGCTCCCGGGCCTGGCTCGCCAACCGCTCCGGCAGGCCCAGCGCGATCGCGCGCGCGAACGCGGCCCGCGCGCGCGACGGGCGGTTCAGCTGGTCCATCTCGAGCCGCCCGAGCGTGTAGGCGGCGATGGCGGCGCGCGGGTCGTCACGGCGCAAGCTGATCTGCCGGTAGAGCCGCGCCGCGCCGCGCGCGTCCCCGCGCGCCCGGGCCGCGTCGGCCTCGGCCATCATCGCCGAGACGCTGGTCGTGTCGGGGGCCAC
It encodes the following:
- a CDS encoding IS3 family transposase, yielding DYIHFFYNLERRHSLLGYLSPVEFELKTQVAALAA